In a genomic window of Candidatus Omnitrophota bacterium:
- a CDS encoding ASKHA domain-containing protein → MQKFKVTFLPDNKTVSVDKDSTVLSAAISAGVYINSTCGGDGICGRCKVVVKGQVTSQPNGIITPEERKNNIYLACLTNVHGDLEVQVPDSSRLNFDKLTPEELEERLNGFYSKAEEISPVKAKFEDRVFKHSPFATKLYLELPKPTINDSISDLERLYRALRNFEEFPVIQAGLFNIRQLGELLRDYEWKVTVTLGKRNNTVEIVLIEPGDTTQKNFGLCFDIGTTTISGQLVNLNSKKILGTKAAYNQQAAFGSDVITRIIHAAKSDGLEQLHNAVCDTINQIIKDLVLEHKVDLNTVNCIVCSGNTTMIHLLLNMDPSHIHREPYVPTANFLPVVRAAEAGININPRGLLACVSGVSSFVGGDTTAGVLSSGLYQKEKPCILIDIGTNGEIVLGNQEFLVACAASAGPAFEGSGVTSGMRASSGAIQKVRIDRKDFNVKYSVIQDKKPKGICGSGYIDLLSEMLEARIIDKSGKIKAQNHRRIRQTDLGYEFVVCFKEETAAGSDIVINEADIENLKRSKGAIYSATSILVKHLGLEFAAIHKFYIAGGFGTYLDIEKAIRIGLLPDLERAKFVFIGNSSLAGAREILLSSQAMEMGDNLASKITYFELSVEPGYMEEYSQALFFPHTDLTKFPTVKF, encoded by the coding sequence ATGCAAAAATTCAAAGTTACATTCTTACCGGATAATAAAACTGTTTCTGTCGATAAAGACTCAACCGTACTTTCGGCGGCAATCTCGGCAGGAGTCTATATCAATTCTACCTGCGGCGGAGATGGGATTTGCGGAAGGTGCAAAGTTGTCGTAAAAGGACAGGTTACCAGCCAGCCCAATGGGATAATTACTCCCGAGGAACGCAAGAATAATATCTATTTAGCCTGCCTGACAAATGTCCATGGAGACTTAGAGGTCCAGGTTCCCGATAGTTCACGGCTTAATTTTGATAAGCTTACTCCTGAAGAATTAGAGGAGCGTTTAAACGGGTTTTATTCAAAAGCAGAAGAGATCTCTCCGGTAAAAGCAAAATTTGAAGACCGGGTTTTTAAGCATTCTCCATTTGCCACAAAATTATATCTTGAACTGCCTAAACCGACGATTAATGACAGTATCAGCGATCTGGAAAGGCTATACCGGGCCCTGAGGAATTTTGAAGAATTTCCCGTAATCCAGGCCGGCTTATTTAATATCCGCCAGCTGGGTGAATTATTGCGCGATTATGAATGGAAAGTTACCGTAACGCTGGGTAAACGCAATAATACGGTTGAGATCGTGCTCATTGAGCCCGGCGATACAACGCAGAAGAACTTCGGGCTTTGTTTTGATATCGGCACAACTACAATTTCCGGCCAACTGGTAAATCTAAATTCAAAAAAAATCCTGGGAACAAAAGCCGCTTATAATCAACAGGCGGCTTTCGGCAGCGATGTAATTACGCGCATAATTCACGCGGCAAAAAGCGATGGCTTGGAACAGTTGCATAATGCCGTTTGCGACACAATAAACCAGATTATCAAAGACCTGGTTTTAGAACACAAGGTGGATTTAAACACGGTTAACTGCATTGTCTGCTCGGGGAACACTACAATGATACATCTGCTTTTAAATATGGATCCTTCCCATATCCACAGGGAACCGTATGTTCCGACGGCAAACTTCCTGCCGGTAGTGCGGGCCGCAGAAGCCGGAATAAATATTAACCCCAGAGGCCTGCTGGCTTGCGTTTCGGGGGTCTCTAGTTTCGTCGGCGGGGATACTACCGCCGGAGTTCTATCCAGCGGGTTATACCAAAAAGAAAAACCCTGCATATTAATTGATATTGGCACAAACGGGGAAATTGTTTTAGGTAATCAAGAATTCCTGGTTGCCTGCGCGGCATCCGCCGGCCCGGCTTTTGAAGGCAGCGGGGTCACCAGCGGGATGCGGGCAAGCAGCGGGGCGATCCAAAAAGTGCGCATCGATAGAAAAGATTTTAATGTTAAATATTCCGTGATCCAGGATAAAAAACCCAAGGGGATTTGCGGCTCGGGTTATATCGACCTGCTCAGTGAAATGCTAGAGGCAAGGATAATTGATAAGAGCGGAAAAATCAAAGCCCAAAACCATCGGCGTATCCGCCAAACCGATCTTGGTTATGAATTTGTGGTTTGTTTTAAAGAAGAAACCGCTGCCGGCTCGGATATTGTGATTAACGAAGCCGACATTGAAAACCTTAAACGCTCTAAAGGAGCGATATATTCAGCCACCTCGATTTTAGTTAAACATTTGGGTTTGGAATTTGCGGCAATCCATAAGTTTTATATTGCCGGAGGGTTTGGAACCTACCTGGACATTGAAAAAGCAATCAGGATAGGGTTATTACCGGATTTGGAACGCGCAAAGTTTGTTTTTATCGGGAACAGTTCCCTGGCAGGGGCAAGAGAGATACTTTTATCAAGCCAAGCGATGGAGATGGGGGATAATCTTGCCTCGAAAATCACTTATTTTGAATTATCGGTTGAACCCGGATATATGGAGGAGTATAGCCAGGCTTTATTCTTTCCGCATACGGATTTAACCAAATTCCCAACGGTGAAATTTTAA
- a CDS encoding AAA family ATPase gives MGKIIALAGKGGTGKTTLSALIIRLIKEKKLGSVLAIDADPNSNLGEALGVKSEESIGKILDLICTDPDKVPTGMTKERFIQHQVQSAIQEEQGFDILSMGKPEGPGCYCYVNNVLRGVITKLIHDYDYIVIDNEAGLEHLSRRTTRFADILIVVSDASSVGLKSAKRIIDLVKQLKFEVKKSFLLINRFNKNIDNEKIKATGLNYLGNLPNDLEIENLSLEGKSIFELKSNAPVFKALNLLGEQIWERN, from the coding sequence ATGGGTAAAATCATCGCGCTAGCCGGAAAAGGCGGGACCGGAAAAACCACGCTGAGCGCTTTAATTATCCGTTTGATTAAAGAAAAAAAATTGGGTTCGGTTTTAGCTATTGATGCTGACCCGAATAGTAATTTAGGGGAGGCGCTGGGGGTAAAATCCGAGGAGAGCATCGGTAAAATACTTGATCTTATATGCACTGACCCGGATAAAGTTCCAACCGGTATGACCAAGGAGCGTTTTATTCAGCATCAAGTGCAATCGGCAATCCAGGAAGAGCAAGGTTTTGACATCTTAAGCATGGGTAAGCCGGAAGGCCCGGGTTGTTATTGTTACGTCAATAATGTCCTGCGCGGAGTAATCACCAAGCTGATTCATGACTACGATTACATCGTAATCGATAATGAGGCCGGGTTAGAGCATTTGTCCCGGCGCACCACTCGCTTTGCCGACATACTCATTGTTGTTTCAGATGCCTCCAGCGTCGGCTTAAAGTCGGCCAAAAGAATCATCGACTTAGTAAAGCAGCTGAAATTTGAAGTAAAAAAAAGTTTTCTTTTGATTAACCGTTTTAACAAAAACATCGATAATGAAAAAATCAAGGCAACCGGCCTGAATTATTTAGGCAATCTGCCCAATGATCTGGAAATCGAAAATTTAAGCCTTGAAGGAAAATCAATTTTTGAATTGAAATCAAACGCGCCGGTATTTAAGGCGCTTAATTTACTGGGAGAGCAAATATGGGAACGCAATTAG
- the larB gene encoding nickel pincer cofactor biosynthesis protein LarB, whose protein sequence is MKKGFCDLGFAKFDIDRIKRKGFAEVIYCPGKDRAHLKEIAKKITKSKQDLLLTKLDKATFSFLKKVIPALKYNPLAKIGYLLAKPKILSRGSILVVSAGTSDIPIAEEAAQTLEIMGNRVERLYDVGVAGVHRLMDNIEKLKLAQVIIVVAGMEGALPSLVSGLVKAPIIAVPTSCGYGSSFSGLAALLTMLNGCSPGVTVVNIDNGFGAGYFASLINRG, encoded by the coding sequence GTGAAAAAAGGTTTTTGCGATTTAGGGTTTGCCAAGTTTGACATCGATAGAATAAAACGTAAAGGGTTTGCCGAAGTTATTTATTGTCCGGGTAAGGACCGGGCGCACTTAAAAGAAATTGCCAAAAAAATAACTAAGTCCAAACAAGACCTGTTGTTAACCAAGCTGGACAAAGCCACGTTTTCTTTTTTAAAGAAAGTTATTCCCGCGTTAAAATATAACCCTCTGGCAAAAATCGGCTATCTCTTAGCAAAACCTAAAATCCTCTCTAGAGGTTCGATTTTAGTGGTTTCCGCGGGCACCAGCGACATTCCTATAGCTGAAGAAGCGGCGCAAACCTTGGAAATTATGGGTAATCGCGTTGAAAGATTATACGATGTCGGCGTAGCCGGCGTACACCGCCTGATGGATAATATTGAGAAATTAAAACTAGCTCAGGTAATCATTGTTGTGGCGGGAATGGAAGGGGCTTTACCAAGTTTAGTCAGCGGGTTGGTCAAGGCGCCGATTATCGCGGTTCCGACCAGCTGCGGCTATGGCTCCAGTTTTTCCGGTCTGGCCGCGCTGCTGACGATGTTAAACGGATGCTCGCCGGGGGTCACAGTGGTAAATATAGATAACGGGTTCGGGGCGGGTTATTTTGCCAGTTTGATCAACAGGGGATAA
- a CDS encoding MgtC/SapB family protein: protein MPTDLEMVTRLLLTLTLSGLIGLERQVHRRDAGLRTHILVALGSCLIMLTSIYVFDIYKDSASLDPARIAAGVITGIGFLGAGAIIREPERIRGLTTAASLWVVAGIGLAVGIGFNKVAIYTTILVLIVLHFLRYVEGSLTKEDKHGI, encoded by the coding sequence ATGCCTACTGATTTAGAAATGGTTACGCGTTTATTATTGACTTTAACCTTAAGCGGATTAATTGGCCTTGAGCGGCAGGTCCACCGCAGGGATGCCGGCTTGCGCACGCATATACTGGTAGCTTTAGGTTCATGTCTTATAATGTTGACATCTATATATGTTTTTGATATATATAAAGACAGTGCTTCGCTGGATCCGGCCCGTATTGCCGCCGGGGTAATCACCGGTATTGGATTTCTGGGCGCTGGCGCCATAATCCGTGAACCTGAACGGATCCGGGGGCTGACTACCGCTGCCAGTTTATGGGTAGTTGCCGGCATTGGTTTAGCGGTAGGAATCGGTTTTAATAAAGTAGCAATCTATACCACAATTTTGGTATTAATCGTTTTGCATTTCTTGCGTTACGTGGAAGGATCGCTCACCAAGGAGGATAAACATGGCATTTAA
- the acsC gene encoding acetyl-CoA decarbonylase/synthase complex subunit gamma — translation MALSGLDIYKLLPKTNCRQCGFATCLAFAMQLAKKAVTIEKCPFISPEAKMILEAQAQPPIKPIILGNKESNFEVGNETVMFRHEEKFRNPAGIGFIIEDNLSEAEIKARLKEINQLKFERVGQLLEVNLLALKQNKDAKSFLEATKLFLDNTPLPLMLMSGDLAALRQAAEIAKDRKPLLYCATKDNFAQIGAIAKEFGLPLVATAQNFDNLSELTKELNALGVHNLILDTGKKSVTDKIWDLTQLRRQALKKSNRTLGYPALAIVDKTDPYEEAVEATAYIAKYAGIVLIKGTAAWEIISILTLRQNIYTDPQKPLQIESKLYPIGQVNPDSPVLITTNFSLSYFTVLGEVEASKIPAYILSVDTQGMSVLTAWAAEKFNAECITKSLADHGVKNAIKHKNLIIPGYVAIISGDLADKSGFEIIVGPKEAAGIPAFLKNLN, via the coding sequence ATGGCGTTATCGGGTTTAGATATTTATAAGTTATTACCTAAAACAAACTGCCGCCAGTGCGGATTTGCTACTTGCCTGGCTTTTGCCATGCAGCTGGCTAAAAAAGCGGTCACAATTGAAAAATGCCCTTTTATTTCGCCGGAAGCTAAAATGATTTTAGAGGCGCAAGCCCAGCCTCCGATTAAACCAATTATTTTAGGCAATAAGGAATCAAATTTTGAGGTCGGCAATGAAACAGTAATGTTCAGGCATGAAGAAAAATTCCGTAATCCGGCAGGAATCGGTTTTATTATCGAAGATAATCTAAGTGAGGCGGAAATAAAAGCCAGGCTTAAAGAAATCAATCAGTTAAAATTTGAACGGGTAGGCCAGCTGCTGGAAGTTAATCTGTTGGCTTTAAAACAAAATAAGGACGCTAAAAGTTTTCTTGAGGCGACTAAATTGTTCCTGGACAATACTCCTTTACCGCTAATGTTGATGAGCGGCGACTTAGCAGCTTTAAGGCAGGCAGCGGAAATCGCCAAAGACCGTAAACCCCTGCTTTATTGCGCCACCAAGGATAATTTCGCCCAAATTGGAGCGATTGCCAAAGAGTTTGGGCTGCCGCTGGTAGCAACCGCGCAGAATTTTGATAATCTCTCTGAACTTACCAAAGAACTTAACGCCTTAGGGGTACATAACCTGATTTTAGATACCGGGAAGAAATCCGTGACTGATAAAATCTGGGACTTAACGCAATTACGCCGCCAGGCGCTTAAAAAATCCAACCGGACATTGGGATATCCTGCTTTGGCGATCGTCGATAAAACCGATCCTTACGAAGAAGCTGTCGAGGCAACCGCTTATATCGCTAAATACGCCGGGATTGTTTTGATCAAAGGCACCGCGGCCTGGGAAATCATCTCTATTTTGACCTTAAGGCAGAATATTTATACCGACCCGCAGAAACCCCTGCAGATCGAATCCAAGCTTTATCCGATAGGGCAAGTCAATCCGGATTCCCCGGTTTTAATCACGACTAACTTTTCCTTAAGCTATTTTACTGTTTTAGGAGAAGTGGAGGCCAGCAAAATACCGGCTTATATTTTAAGCGTGGATACTCAAGGCATGTCTGTGCTTACCGCCTGGGCCGCAGAAAAATTCAACGCCGAATGTATCACTAAATCCCTGGCTGACCATGGCGTTAAAAACGCGATCAAACACAAGAATTTGATTATCCCAGGGTATGTGGCGATAATCAGCGGCGACCTTGCGGACAAGTCGGGTTTTGAAATAATCGTCGGCCCTAAAGAAGCGGCGGGGATCCCTGCGTTTCTAAAAAACCTAAACTGA
- a CDS encoding polymer-forming cytoskeletal protein: protein MAFKKKLEEKTLDVDAAMQGTLSFKDPVNLRINGKFEGNLDTRGNLTVGPTAIINADIIGDNIIIGGKVKGKITARERLTLLPQAVVEGHIYPAKLNVAEGAILEGQCSMLHDFLNSEQLAKYLEVELSSIMEWANSGKVPANKENDDWKFERKAIDSWVAAGKIGK, encoded by the coding sequence ATGGCATTTAAAAAGAAACTGGAGGAAAAAACTCTGGATGTGGACGCGGCAATGCAGGGGACTTTAAGCTTCAAAGATCCGGTTAATCTGCGTATTAATGGAAAATTCGAAGGAAATCTGGATACCCGCGGCAACCTTACGGTCGGACCTACCGCCATAATTAATGCCGATATTATCGGGGATAATATTATTATCGGAGGCAAGGTTAAAGGTAAAATTACCGCCCGCGAACGGCTGACTCTCTTGCCGCAAGCCGTAGTTGAGGGCCATATTTATCCGGCAAAACTTAATGTTGCCGAAGGCGCTATTCTTGAAGGCCAATGTTCGATGCTCCATGATTTTCTTAACTCCGAGCAGCTGGCAAAATACCTGGAAGTAGAATTAAGCTCGATCATGGAGTGGGCTAATTCGGGAAAGGTCCCGGCGAATAAAGAGAATGATGATTGGAAATTCGAACGTAAAGCCATAGACAGCTGGGTGGCTGCGGGTAAAATAGGAAAATAA
- a CDS encoding helix-turn-helix domain-containing protein, which produces MSEEKMLTVRDVSIILGISEKDVLDLTENGTIPGYKIGGVYLRFKKEQVEQYKKTQHHLHPNALKQESAGFGSKISDFFYFHDFYILAAILIILLGYLVYRGL; this is translated from the coding sequence ATGAGCGAAGAAAAAATGCTGACAGTCAGGGATGTCTCGATTATACTGGGCATATCGGAGAAGGATGTTTTAGATCTAACTGAAAACGGAACGATTCCCGGTTATAAAATAGGAGGCGTATACTTAAGGTTTAAAAAAGAACAGGTTGAGCAGTATAAAAAAACCCAGCATCACCTGCACCCAAACGCGCTCAAACAGGAATCCGCAGGTTTTGGCAGCAAGATTTCCGATTTTTTCTATTTCCACGATTTCTATATCCTGGCCGCAATTCTTATAATCCTTTTAGGATATCTTGTTTACCGGGGCCTATAG
- a CDS encoding divergent polysaccharide deacetylase family protein produces the protein MKNKPLIVIAVILVLLLFIALILTPIYKKVPGKKVFAKARIAIVIDDWGYHLDNLAIIKKIKVPLTCAILPNLKNSSLVAQKLNGFGFEIILHLPMEPKEKIRLESNTITSVMDAGQIHDILDKDLASVIFAKGISNHMGSRITEDRKISAIVMAEVKKRKLYFLDSFVTAKSVCREISAKIKVRFARRDVFLDNQDDPVYIRDQLMKLMNLARRQKTVIAIGHDRKNTLTVLNEMLPTMKKEGYKFVFVSEIAR, from the coding sequence ATGAAAAATAAGCCTCTGATTGTTATCGCGGTAATTTTAGTTTTACTTTTATTCATTGCCCTTATTCTGACACCGATTTATAAAAAAGTGCCGGGCAAGAAAGTCTTTGCAAAGGCAAGAATCGCCATCGTAATTGATGATTGGGGTTATCATTTGGATAATCTGGCAATCATCAAAAAAATAAAGGTGCCTTTGACCTGCGCGATTTTACCGAACTTAAAAAATTCAAGCCTTGTCGCCCAAAAATTGAATGGTTTTGGTTTTGAAATAATCCTCCACCTGCCAATGGAGCCTAAAGAAAAAATCAGGTTGGAAAGCAATACCATCACCTCCGTTATGGATGCCGGCCAGATTCATGATATCCTGGATAAAGATTTAGCCTCGGTTATCTTTGCCAAAGGAATTTCTAACCACATGGGATCACGGATTACCGAGGATAGAAAGATCAGCGCAATAGTAATGGCCGAAGTAAAAAAACGTAAGCTATATTTCCTGGATAGTTTTGTAACCGCTAAATCCGTCTGCCGGGAAATTTCCGCAAAGATAAAAGTAAGATTCGCCAGAAGAGATGTATTTCTGGATAATCAGGATGATCCGGTATATATAAGAGACCAGTTGATGAAATTAATGAACCTGGCCAGAAGGCAAAAAACTGTAATTGCTATCGGCCATGATCGTAAAAACACTTTAACGGTATTAAATGAAATGCTTCCAACAATGAAAAAAGAAGGCTATAAATTTGTTTTTGTTTCGGAGATAGCTAGATGA
- a CDS encoding acetyl-CoA decarbonylase/synthase complex subunit delta, which translates to MGTQLVLEKWPGIISTVIIGATKDEGGSRANTVKIGGQNSLPLLFKEGDLPNKPKIAFEIWDIAPQDWQEELISAYGKAVNDPFAWAEKCVNEFKAEILCLKLQGTHPDCGNKTPQESAKFVSALLNKVKLPLIIIGSGDDTKDNLVMPVVSEAAKKERCLIGCAAQDNYKTLVASGLADGHSIIAESPIDINIAKQLNILISDMGLSLERIVINPTIGALGYGLEYAYSIMERARLAALSGDKTLASPFICFVGQEAWRTKEAKVSLEQGIMWETITATSLIQSGADLLVMRHPKAVQKVHNFIETLYRG; encoded by the coding sequence ATGGGAACGCAATTAGTGCTCGAGAAATGGCCGGGAATTATCTCCACCGTAATCATCGGGGCCACCAAAGATGAAGGAGGTTCCCGGGCAAATACCGTAAAGATCGGCGGACAAAACAGTTTGCCTTTGTTATTTAAAGAAGGGGATCTTCCCAATAAACCCAAAATCGCTTTTGAAATCTGGGACATTGCCCCGCAAGACTGGCAGGAGGAGTTAATTTCTGCCTACGGAAAAGCGGTAAATGATCCTTTTGCCTGGGCGGAAAAATGCGTCAATGAGTTTAAAGCGGAAATACTCTGCCTAAAATTGCAGGGAACGCATCCTGATTGCGGCAACAAAACTCCTCAGGAGTCAGCTAAATTCGTCTCGGCTTTATTAAATAAGGTCAAACTCCCTTTAATAATTATCGGAAGCGGCGACGATACCAAGGATAACCTGGTTATGCCTGTAGTTTCAGAAGCGGCTAAGAAAGAACGCTGTTTGATTGGCTGCGCGGCACAGGATAATTATAAAACCTTAGTTGCCAGCGGATTAGCCGACGGCCACAGCATTATTGCCGAAAGCCCCATCGATATCAATATTGCCAAACAATTGAATATATTGATTTCCGATATGGGATTAAGCTTAGAGCGCATCGTGATTAATCCGACTATCGGAGCATTGGGCTATGGCCTTGAATATGCCTACTCGATTATGGAACGGGCAAGATTGGCCGCTCTATCCGGCGATAAAACCCTAGCTTCACCGTTTATTTGTTTTGTGGGGCAGGAGGCCTGGAGGACTAAAGAAGCCAAAGTCAGCCTGGAACAGGGAATTATGTGGGAGACAATTACTGCCACCAGCCTCATTCAATCGGGAGCGGATCTTTTGGTTATGCGCCACCCCAAAGCAGTGCAGAAAGTGCACAATTTCATTGAAACATTATATCGAGGATAA
- a CDS encoding S41 family peptidase, with product MHKKIFIGFLFIVLVLIGTRISFSDNKNKNNDALYKQVELFSDTLAIIQKEYVDDTKPKDLIYGSLKGMLSSLDPHSQFMDPDTYNELKVDTEGKFGGLGIEITIKDGLLTIITPIEDTPAWKAGIKAGDHIVKINDALTREMTLTDAVKKMRGAPGETVNLTILRDSENKLLDFKITRAVIKIEDIKYARILEDGIGYIRLIEFRENTLQEFNNALSSLVKQGMQGLIIDLRNNPGGLLDVAVKITGRFIAPNKMIVNTKGRHKEQNLEFYSDAKNALLDLPMVILINGGSASGSEIMAGALQDYKRAIIIGTKSFGKGSVQTVIPLGDGSALRLTTSHYFTPSGKIINGKGVTPDILVEENKEPDLLKDQDAKVKKPNELFNEIESKQPKNKPIGEVFNYKDDLQLIRALNTLKAIVIYKQSKL from the coding sequence ATGCATAAAAAAATATTCATTGGGTTTTTATTTATTGTTCTTGTGCTTATCGGTACCAGGATCTCTTTTTCCGACAACAAGAATAAAAATAACGATGCGCTGTACAAACAGGTGGAACTATTTTCCGATACCCTGGCAATTATCCAAAAGGAATATGTTGATGATACAAAACCCAAAGATTTGATTTATGGTTCATTAAAAGGCATGCTTTCTTCCCTTGATCCGCACAGCCAATTTATGGATCCGGATACTTACAATGAATTAAAGGTGGATACCGAAGGAAAATTCGGCGGTCTGGGCATTGAAATTACCATCAAAGACGGTTTGCTCACCATAATTACCCCGATTGAAGATACCCCTGCCTGGAAAGCGGGAATAAAAGCTGGCGACCATATTGTAAAGATCAATGATGCCTTGACCCGCGAGATGACCCTTACCGACGCGGTTAAGAAGATGCGCGGTGCGCCCGGAGAAACAGTTAATCTTACGATATTGCGGGATTCCGAAAATAAACTCCTGGATTTTAAAATTACCAGGGCAGTCATTAAAATTGAAGATATAAAATATGCGCGTATTTTGGAGGATGGGATCGGTTATATCCGTTTGATTGAATTCCGCGAAAATACCTTGCAGGAATTCAATAATGCTTTAAGTTCTCTTGTCAAACAGGGAATGCAGGGTTTAATAATAGACTTGCGTAATAATCCCGGAGGGCTTCTGGATGTCGCGGTGAAAATCACCGGCCGGTTCATCGCACCCAATAAAATGATTGTTAATACCAAAGGCAGGCATAAAGAGCAGAATCTGGAGTTTTATTCTGACGCCAAAAACGCGCTTTTAGATTTACCTATGGTGATCCTGATTAATGGAGGCTCAGCTTCCGGCAGCGAAATTATGGCCGGGGCCCTTCAGGATTATAAACGCGCCATAATTATCGGAACTAAATCTTTTGGCAAGGGCTCGGTTCAGACCGTTATACCTCTGGGGGATGGTTCAGCCTTACGCCTGACTACCAGCCACTATTTTACGCCATCCGGTAAGATTATTAATGGTAAAGGGGTTACTCCGGATATTCTGGTGGAAGAGAATAAAGAGCCGGATCTTCTTAAAGACCAGGATGCAAAAGTTAAGAAACCAAATGAACTATTTAATGAGATTGAAAGTAAACAGCCTAAAAATAAGCCGATAGGAGAGGTTTTTAATTATAAGGATGATCTCCAGTTGATTCGCGCTCTGAATACCTTAAAAGCCATAGTAATTTATAAACAGTCAAAGTTGTAA
- the tsaD gene encoding tRNA (adenosine(37)-N6)-threonylcarbamoyltransferase complex transferase subunit TsaD: MIVLGVESSCDETGVAVVRDGKKILSNVVASSLKIHSKHGGVVPEIASRMQLESIAGVFSEAIKIAKIRPEQIDLISVTAGPGLPGSLLVGISFAKALALSLDRPILGINHIHSHVYANLLCHHNIKTPCVALVVSGGHTTLFYIEDFSKIKILGQTCDDACGEAFDKVAKIMGMGYPGGPLIEKLAKGADGRKIKFACCGTDNELDFSFSGIKTAVLYYLKDKKAGKKIKKDLAASFQESAVNALIRKSLLACKRKGVKNLLIGGGVVANSCLRQKFAQSSKKNGINCFFPSINLCLDNAAMVAGLADYLYKQGLRSSLNLNMEFN; the protein is encoded by the coding sequence ATGATTGTCTTAGGGGTTGAGAGTTCTTGCGATGAGACCGGGGTTGCCGTAGTCAGGGACGGGAAGAAAATCCTGTCTAACGTAGTTGCCAGCAGCCTCAAGATACACAGTAAACACGGTGGAGTAGTTCCGGAGATTGCCTCGCGTATGCAGCTGGAAAGCATCGCCGGAGTTTTCTCTGAAGCAATTAAGATCGCCAAGATAAGACCGGAGCAAATAGATTTGATATCCGTAACCGCCGGCCCCGGATTGCCGGGATCACTGCTGGTGGGGATTTCTTTTGCTAAAGCATTGGCATTAAGTTTGGACAGGCCGATACTGGGCATTAATCACATCCATAGCCATGTTTATGCCAATCTGCTTTGTCATCATAATATCAAAACGCCCTGCGTAGCTTTAGTTGTTTCCGGCGGCCACACAACTCTTTTTTATATAGAAGATTTCAGTAAAATTAAAATCTTGGGGCAAACTTGCGATGATGCCTGCGGCGAAGCTTTTGATAAAGTGGCAAAAATTATGGGAATGGGTTATCCCGGAGGCCCGCTGATTGAAAAATTAGCCAAGGGCGCAGATGGCCGTAAAATTAAGTTTGCCTGCTGCGGGACGGACAATGAGCTGGATTTTAGTTTTAGCGGCATAAAAACCGCGGTCTTATATTATTTAAAGGATAAAAAAGCAGGAAAAAAAATAAAAAAGGATCTGGCTGCTTCTTTCCAGGAAAGCGCAGTCAATGCTTTGATCAGAAAATCGCTCCTTGCCTGCAAACGTAAAGGTGTTAAAAATCTTTTAATTGGCGGAGGCGTAGTTGCCAACAGTTGTTTGCGTCAAAAATTCGCGCAGAGCTCTAAAAAAAACGGGATTAATTGTTTTTTTCCAAGCATCAATTTATGCCTGGATAATGCGGCTATGGTTGCCGGCCTAGCGGATTATCTCTATAAACAAGGTTTGAGAAGCAGTCTTAACCTGAATATGGAATTTAACTAA